The Leptolyngbya sp. CCY15150 region TGGTATCGCCTTGCTAAGCAACGGCTACATTGGACACAACCCCAACTCCACTCCGTCCAGGCAACTGAGCGCTGGAGAGTGCATCGATACCCCCTTGCCCTGGCAAGCTGCTCAAGATAATCTAGCCCCAGGTCGGGTCGCCCCAGCCTTTGCCAGCATTTTGCTCGCGATTGGTACGCCGGCTCACCCCCCTAAACCCCGCGGAAAATCTCCAGGTCGGACGCATGGAGAATGCCCCGCGCGCCGGCTCCGTTATTCAATGGTAAAAAAACGAGCACCGAGACCGAAAACCTCCAAGACTATACGGATGCTTGCTGCGACCATGACGGTCTAATCATCTGCTTCTAGTACCCAGGTTCACCTAGTCTCAACTCCTTGAGGGGGATGAGCGACTTTTGTTTGCTTATCCCCATCCTCTAGTCCAACTAATTTTGTCCAAACTCTAGTGAAACGTTAGCGAATGATGCCGGAAGCGATCGCACATAACTGGGGCGCAGCCGCTCGGTTCCGGTCACTACAATTTCATCGACCTGTCCCTCCACAATCTGCACGATGGCTATCCCGTTAGTCAACTGATCGGAGCGAATCACTGCACCAGAGGTAATATAGCCCTGCTCGACATAAAACTGAGTAATCACCTGATTCACCTCGATTAGGTCAAGATAACTGAGAATTTGTCCGGTATAGTTTTCTACAAGGGCAGTTAATTCTGCATCGGTAAATTGAGTATTACCCAAAAACTGAAATGACTGTGCCACAAATGTGTCCAGCGGTACGGTGTTAAGCTCTATAACATCTACCTCTGGAATGCTTAGCTCCACAGGACTTGGTAGCTCTGGCGATAGATCGGGAATGGGGGCAAACGATGGCTGCTCTGGCAGTAAATCTTGGGACGGGGGTCGGTTTTACAGGAGCGATCGCTAGCGATCGCTCCTGTAAAACCGACCCCTGATCCGATCGATCCAGCGTTTCAACAGCAAGGACACTGGTAGGTATCAGCCCCCACAAGACTACTCTGCCGATACAGTACCTAACGAACCAGCGCCGGCCGGATCCTCGACATACTTGACATAGCATAACTAAGCTCAATATAAGAAACACCCTGCTCATAATCCGCGATCGCTTGTCTATAGGCGATCGCACCATGGAAAATACTGGCACGGCCGTAGACTTTACCGCGTTTTGCTCGCTCAAGTCATGCGAGTTTATACGGAGACATTCCCAAGCATAAGCATGAAAAATCAGTAAAGTAACTCGATACTCGTTACCCACCGTTACATGTAGCTTGAAACGTGCTCAAATTCCTGACTCTATCGTTCTATTCAACTAAGGTTGTGACAAGTATTCTATAGCGTTGCGAAATGAATTGAATCATAGGCACTGTATAGTTCTGCAAAATCCACCAAAAAATATGCAGGTATGTTGCTTTGATAAAGTGATGCTAGAAAAATACTAATTTTGTATGAAGAAGGCTATCGCTGCATATTTTTCAGTCATACTGTCTGAAGAACATATCAGGTAAAACACAACATCGATTGCTCAATGGAAGATCACCTGAAATGCCCGAGAAACATGGTTGTTTTGCGTGTCGATATAGCTCAATCCACAGAATCAAGCCGTCTGTTGACTGAGCCTGGTCGAACCCATAGGTGAGTATATTGCTTAGTCAGGTATTCTTGCTCAGGTGAGCGGAGCTAAACTTCGGTGCTTGGCTGAGTGGCACTGACGTTATTGCAATCAACCTTGATGATTCCATGAGCAGCGATCGCCCTTGATTTTTTCCCTAACGTTAGGATTTCTGCAAGACTTCTGGCGTTATCTCTTGCCAAATTTGCATACAATCACTGCAATCTACCCATGTCACAATCTAGCCAGTTTTCCCATCCTGCTTCCACCTTGCAAGCCTTTGCTCTCGAACCTATCCTCACCCCCAGCGGTTTGATAGATGGTGTTGAAGAAACCGTAGATGCTACCTCTATCGAGGTTCCAGGCTACGTGGATCCTACGGTTGAACGATCCGAATCTGAGCTAGATATGAATTGGGAGGATGATTCAGGCTATCCTACCGATGAGTCTAGTGATTTTAGTGACTTAAATGATGCTTCGCCTGATGATACCTGGACTGAAGGCCCATGGGATGATTCAGAGCTTGAGTCAGTACCGTTTATGGATCCACCAGAGCCTTATACCTTTGAATCAGGTGTATTTGTTGTTGGCGAGTCTGGCGAAATTGGTATTGACTATCTCTTTGATGGCGGCGGTTATCAAGGGGAGCTGGCTATCTTTAGCCTAGATGGGATGGACGACTTTGAGCCTGGCTCTGAGGCTTTTATCCAAGAAGCTGCCCGTCGAGCTGCCAGTGGTTCTGACTTAGGACATGTGATCGTGACCGATCGCACCGAGGGAGCGCGCTTTAGCGGCACTCTAGGAAGCAGTGATAGTCAAGATTTCAACAGCGGTGACTATCTGGGTGTGCAGACCTTCACCATGCGCCCCGGTGATGAATTTGGCATCATGCTGGTACCCAACGGTCGAGTGGAGCAGTTAGTAGACAATCCGGGACTGGAAGGAAATCTTCGTCCCCTCTTTTCCCTAGCGACGAACAATCCAGAGGATGGTCTACAAGCCGGTCAGATTGTGGACGTGACGGGAGATGGGAACACGTTTGTATTTGAAGACCTACGGTTAGACCAAGGGAGCGATCGCGACTACAACGACATTATCTTCCAAGTGCGCGGTGCGGTCGGCAATGCTGAGCTAATGGAAAACTGGATTGACCCAGCCAACGATTGGCGTACCGAGGATTTGGGTACGGCATTGGTAGAGTATGCCCAATCTTACATCGTCGAAACCCTAAATCCATCGTTTGATGCTCCAGTGGAAGATCAGCCCCTCATTGGAATTATTGACACTGGGTTTAATGAGAATAACCCCGATCTTGATTCTTCTCGAATTATTCGAGGTCGCGACTGGATTGATGGAGACGACAATCCGTTGATCAAAACGGGAGAGGGAGATGAGCATGGTACCTTCGTGGCTGGCATCATTGGAGCGACGCGGGATAATGACATGGGTATTGACGGTATCAATGACCAAGCTCCGCTTTGGCTTGGACGAGCGGTTGGGTCGGGGCAGTGGGCAAATTCGCTGATTGAGTTTGTTGATGCCGCAATTGAGTCGGAGCAGCCTAATGCAGTGGTCAATCTCAGTTTTGATCTGACTCAGGTTGATGCGGATGGAAACATCACTACACGCTATGAACTTACTCCTCAAGAGCGGGCAGCGATTGAATATGCTCGGCAGAATAATGTCCTTATTGTTACTGCTGCGGGTAATGATGGTGGTGTAATGTCTGTCTTAGGGCAGGCCTCACAGGAGTTTGACAACATCATTACAGTGGGTGCTGCAGAACGTCTGTATTCTGATCTGGAAGTATTCAAAGCCTATGATAGAAGTGACTACTCTAGCTATGGCTATGGCCTGGATATTATGGCGCAGGGCGGGACAATTGACATTCCCTATGTTTCGCTGGCTGAAGATGGCATAGGAACGATGGCTGGCACCTCTGTCGCTACCGCAAAGGTGACCGGAGCTGTCTCTCAAGTCTGGGCAGCTAATCCTGGTCTCAGCTATCGTCAAATCATTGAGATTCTTAAAAATACGGCAACTGATTTGAGATCTCCCAACTGGGATCTTGAGACTGGGGCTGGTCTCTTAAATATTGTTGCTGCAGTCAGCCTTGCAAAGTCAACTTCTCCAGAAGAATATGTGCCACCTGCCTTTTTAACGCCAGATACGTGGACAGGTGAAGGTCTTTTCACTCCAGGTGAGCGAGCTGTCGCAGATCAGTTCATGGGCAGTTACT contains the following coding sequences:
- a CDS encoding S8 family serine peptidase; translated protein: MSQSSQFSHPASTLQAFALEPILTPSGLIDGVEETVDATSIEVPGYVDPTVERSESELDMNWEDDSGYPTDESSDFSDLNDASPDDTWTEGPWDDSELESVPFMDPPEPYTFESGVFVVGESGEIGIDYLFDGGGYQGELAIFSLDGMDDFEPGSEAFIQEAARRAASGSDLGHVIVTDRTEGARFSGTLGSSDSQDFNSGDYLGVQTFTMRPGDEFGIMLVPNGRVEQLVDNPGLEGNLRPLFSLATNNPEDGLQAGQIVDVTGDGNTFVFEDLRLDQGSDRDYNDIIFQVRGAVGNAELMENWIDPANDWRTEDLGTALVEYAQSYIVETLNPSFDAPVEDQPLIGIIDTGFNENNPDLDSSRIIRGRDWIDGDDNPLIKTGEGDEHGTFVAGIIGATRDNDMGIDGINDQAPLWLGRAVGSGQWANSLIEFVDAAIESEQPNAVVNLSFDLTQVDADGNITTRYELTPQERAAIEYARQNNVLIVTAAGNDGGVMSVLGQASQEFDNIITVGAAERLYSDLEVFKAYDRSDYSSYGYGLDIMAQGGTIDIPYVSLAEDGIGTMAGTSVATAKVTGAVSQVWAANPGLSYRQIIEILKNTATDLRSPNWDLETGAGLLNIVAAVSLAKSTSPEEYVPPAFLTPDTWTGEGLFTPGERAVADQFMGSYYNWVPYTIRTGDTLSGIAFNTMGNGSAPYYNFIAQKNGIPNPNVIPTGQSILVPVRVAAPSQFSVTGEFLTIWNNLGGSGGILRQPTSNRYQISGGVRQNFQGGAIITSSRGTFPLFGGIGEHYLNVEGGHQGRLGLPTSGEIGVGNGVIVQNFEKGRIVYGNGPTRTEMNQATPPIQPTPTPTPTPSTSITIGGFRISGNFYPVFQQYRNTLGNPTSGIISHPSGATYQLFQHGSIVSSRHGTFPLYGGIRKTYLDTDGGLNGWLGAPTSAEVGLGNGFIKQTFENGYIIWNGSRATAYQNGSGTPSISQPPSNVPVNNSGNINWKNTPIHVKIRDSYFYAGPIPVAYTLDHFKFRYEETRRQGYKSRNRFLYAHLYDSVAIRSAALYAAGSRNAAELLFHYLQNGGKDKKIDVRKAIEDSPWIKRVVDFEGSSSKLVEEAKKYVSSMYREGKIVMGFQGSGNPSSWEIASNSGTRDWYLALGQFDHSYSASFKWEHDGSQNPRSGVLTVKITLLIADLYNFDNKYYAEKMLHEAGLAQNFFTWGEMEVIKTIPMNV
- a CDS encoding POTRA domain-containing protein — protein: MAQSFQFLGNTQFTDAELTALVENYTGQILSYLDLIEVNQVITQFYVEQGYITSGAVIRSDQLTNGIAIVQIVEGQVDEIVVTGTERLRPSYVRSLPASFANVSLEFGQN